The stretch of DNA ACTTCAGGGATGTAGCGATGAGAAGTCAATCCACGTGTGGGGCCCGTCGGTTCGCTGAAAACTAACGCTGTATGTGTCGGTAATGATATGCCGCTCGAGACCATTACAAATCCCCCTCCGTAAGCAAGTTTCCTCGATGCAACACTGGGAATAACGTTCTCCAGGGCAACGATATACTCTCTGACGTCGATCACTTCCATGTAGACTCACACTGGTCCCATCAGTGAAGAGTAAGTCAGCCTACTGCTCTAATGTCCAATCTCTATGTTCTCGAGCATATTCAAGTCGTGCTCTACGGCGAGCTACTGTTAATACGGGGCCTGTTGCAGCTCTTCTTGGAATCAGGTTCTGTTCAGCAAGTCTTCTTTTGATGGTATCTGAACTTATGATAACTTGGCGTTCATCACGCAGACTTTGTTGGACTTAAACGGCGTTGAGGCGACGATTTCATACAACACAAAGTTGGATATAACGATCATCTGCTGCTAATGTAGCCCTAGGTCTGCCCATACCTGGGCTGCAATCGAATGCTCCAGTCTCCAAGTATCGTCTGTAAACTCTTTACACCGAAAATTTGCTGATTGGAAGTCGTTAAGTGACTTCACGTTGCCCAAGGTCTGCTCGAAGTAGTGCTACAGCTTGAGCTGCTTCCTGAGTGGTCGTATCCATTATTTACCAATAAACGAGCACAAAAATACACGCGTCTAAGCAAACGATagataaaaactaaagaaatatgGAATTTCCCTCactatagaataaaataacgCTAAACGCAAACCCTAATCAAAACAGAGAGAAAATTGATAGCATTGTGTTTGCTGCTTGATAACATTGTGAATTGATGgtccttttaattaaatttacagTCATTTTAATCCTTAAGAAATGCTCtttctataggtatattttttatatttgtaagttTTATACTTTTTGAGAAAATCGGATTAGAGTGCCATAGTAGCGGGTGGCTCGGTTTATTTGCTGTCCAGTGTAGTTTACATCTCAGATAAGTTCCTGtcagccttttttttatcgatggcaaaaatcatcaaatgtccttcccgctgtgagttagcagcggtgagggagtgtcagactcttactgactaaaaaccgtcgtgttccttcgtaggcattttatgtaccagggccgcggtaactccttcgaacaatcccgcagccccggcgagAAGTTACTGACAGGCTATAAGAGACTTCAGTAACTGGTCATAAACAAGGTATTATTTTTTCCAGCGCTACGGACGTGGAGGAGGTTCATCGACCACGGATTCGGCTTCCACAGTGTGTCCGCCGTGCAACTGCAATGATTGCTTCACCACCAGCGGGCCTGGCGCTGACGAGGACAAGCGCAAGAAGCCTTGCTAACTCATTACATCAACTATACACCTTGTAGTTTGTTTTAACATGCAAATAATACTGtttaactacataatataaaacagtcgctttctctgtccctgtatgtttaaaacaataaaactacgcaacggattttgatatgttttttttattaaacagagTGATTGAGgagtgtttcggatggcacgttaaactgtaggtcccggctgtcattgaacatccctggcagtcgttacgggtagtcagaagccagtaagtctgatacccgggtaactgggttgaggaggtcaggcagggcagtcgcttcttgtaatgcactggtactcagctacatccggttagactggaagccgaccccaacatagttgggaaaaagtctcggaggatgatgagtgaTTGAGGTGGAAGGTTTATGTATATAATGTAGTGTATATAGTATTAGAATTGCACCCCGTGCGAGGCCGGGGCAAGGTACCTACTAGTAATATTTAGATAGGTATGATGATATGGTATCCATCATAggtgtcattgaacatctttggtagttgttacgggtagaagccagtaagaatcagtcttatcaagggatattgggttgccctggtctctggattgaggaggtcagatagacagtcgctccttgtaaaacactggtactcggctgtaTCCGATTAgattggaagtcgaccccaacatagatgggaaaaagTTAGGCAGTTGAAGAACAAGAAAAAagcaactaaatatgtacaacaATTTTAATCTACAATAATAACCTAAAGAGAACTAGTGGAATCTTTGATTCTTTTCAAGTCTTTGCAGATATCGGACTCGTTGCTCGAGGAACACATAGACGCTTGAGATATGTGCAATAATTCCAGATCCAGGTCAGGTTTAGACTTCTTCAGACCAGGGTCTGACATCGGAGTTTTCGCCTTCCTCGTCAACAACGATATGACATTCTTAACCACATTATTTTTCGATGTTTTACTCGACTGCGAAGAAGCTGAACTTTTGGCACCGCTTGAGATGCTCGTAAAAGAGTATTTAGAAGCGTTGTCACCAATGAATATGACGCCTCTTTCTGATAAAAAGTCTTCTATGGAGTCATTAGAGAAGTAAGCCTGAGCGGCTTGCTCGATAGAATCAGTCTTTTTGTCCTGTTTGTACAAACCGAAGTTTTTACTATGCGAACTCTTTTTAAAACCAGAAGGCGCGCCTTCGTAATTGTAGCTGTGACATCTGATCACTTTCTCAGAAGAATCACTCAACTGCTCTCCGGGAGGTTTCGCTTCACTTTTCTTTACAATACTCTTGACCGATTTAGGTTTTTTGTGATCACGAACCTCTTCTTGAAAATTCACTTTTGTGTCTGTTGGTTTTCTGTGTTCTACAACTGTATCTTTCTGTCTATCTGTCCTTGAGTCGTCATCGTTTCTAATTTCAGGTATTGTTTCAGAGCGAGGCAGCCTATTCCAATCCCTTCTTGTTAAACATTTGGAGAGTATATCATCAGACATGCTCAACTTTACATTGTTTTTCCTTTCCTTCTGACACGCTTTGTAGCACTTGATTTTCTTTTCGATATAGTTCGATGATTCACTGAGGTACTGGTAGTCCGTGGTCTCCGTGTCAATATTGCTGGTGCAAATGAGGGGTGTGGTCACGGAGGCGTCTTGTCTGTAGTTAAAGATCTTTTTGATGACTTTCTTTTTCTTGCAGCAGCTACAGTTCCTAGAAAGGCAAAGGATCATGGTGCATATAAGGCAGCACTGGATTACCAGTACCGTAGATAGGATCACCATAGTGTATTTTTTTGAGGTGAAATACTTCACGAAGCAGCACTTCTTCTTCTCCTCTACGGGTTTTTCTGTTGTCGTTGTTTTGCACGGTTTGCACGGCGGCGGCTTAGTCGGTGGTTTAGGAGCTTCGTTCATTGTATTAAATTCAACCCTTTCTTCAGGAACCATCTCAGAGTCTAAGTCATCGCTCATAGGATAGGGCATCGCTTCTGCGGTCTTATTTTCCATCATTTTGATAATAAGGATGTCCTTAGTTTTCCTGTCCTTGCCTCCAGTTAGtgctttaataaattcaatgtCATCTTTGCTTATAGCTggtttattaatacatttattaGAAACTGGATTGTACGCACTGAATGGCAACTCAGAACTTTCGTTTGTTAAACACGTGGGTATTTCAGTGCATCGTTTCTTTATCAGACTAAAGTAAGACTTCTTGCCATTGTAATAAGTGTCACAATGCACTGGTTTACAATCGTTCAATGGATCCTCATCCACGTGCCTGCAGATTTTGGTGTCCTCAGGAAGATTGTCTTTGTGAAGCGTGGtgtcaaattttattttgatagtatCCCTTATGAACTTCTTCGGTCttgattttgatttatagtCTACGTATATAGTGCAAAAGCCTTTTCTATCGTATGGGTCAAGCAGGGGTGCTACTAGTTGTAGCGTCTTCGTTGAGCCTGTGGAAATATTACAAGTTGGTATACATGATTCTCATCATGCACTGTTGGACATAGATCTCTCTTATCTTACGAATTATTGATCGTTCGAAAAAACAACATTGCTACTAATGAAGaaacattttcttgtttgtttctACTTTAAATGCTCCGATACCTCTGAGCTGATTTCATAATTATTGGAAAGCTATCTTTCCGAGTAgcaaggctatattttattccagcACGGACAGTAGTTACCACAGGAAGCGGGtgcaaccgcgggaaaatggctagttaaTAATGTTAGAACATTACAAAAGAATGACGCTAGAGTTTTTTTCGGTATTTCCTCTCAAGGTAGATttctgataaaaaaggtgatggaaaacattttgaggaaaccatGACTATAAGgtttgaaatcaccaatccgcattaagcaagcgtggtgattaacgctaaatccttctccgtgtgagagcaggccgcagcccagcagtgggacgatacaaaggctgtaacCGACCTCTGAAGGTACATACCTATATCTGGTTATATGAATATGCACGAGCTAAAGTGTTATAAAGAGAACTAAGTGATTTAATCTTCAGCTTGATGCGAATACCTTTCCTTGTATGTCATTACCACTAATCTACGCTACTTCTTCATCAAGTACTCTTACCCTCAGGAATATGGTCAGCGGCGGTTCCGATAACTTCAACAATATTACACTTCGCGTCATTCGCGTCTAAGCAACACTCATCCGGGTGTATTTCCACCGTACAATCTTCACCGCTAGTATTATTTATCTCCGCGTAAAACTGCAGGCCAATAGAACACGGTATCACTTGACCCAAACCTGATTTcgaaacaatattttactaaacacaaccataattatgttaaataatataaaacttttgTAAAAATTCATCTGAATAATTCAGTACTGTCATCGTAGTTACAGTTCTTGTGTCAGACTGTTTACGTTTGTTGTCAGACCGTCAGAACTCTGTGAAGAAATTGACAGGTTGTCTATACTCTGCCATAGAAATTTTTGTTTCGTGGgttaaacttttttattattttgacgtTTCGTAATATCACGCTTTTTTTCGTCTAAGAAAGGTGCAGATaggtatcaaaaatataaacgatTTACATGTTGTCTGAGGAATGAACATATTAGGTTCCGTTTTGACCATACCACTCACACATTATACTCTTATCGTTACATGCCTGTCCTACTTAATTATGATCTCTCTAGTCGGATTTGGATCGGATCGCCgcgccgtcccatcgcgctatgagagtgaaggaatagtgagtacacctgtgtccaagcaaatgtgcgtgcactatagcaggtatgtcctgcgtagctggctgatcttcttacATGAGAACTGCCACGTGGttgataatcggctaggagaataTCATTATACTTTTGAAGAAGGATTGCTTGAGGAATCACTGACTTTAGGGCCTATAAGTAAGTACGACAACacaaaaaaaggaaacaaagacatttaattaaattatttaatatcattCTTATTATAATGAAATGCATTTATTACAAACTGTAGTATATAGTAACAATGTATGTCTTAAAAACTAAGTACTGAGCAAAACACGTCATGTATCACAAATTatactaaatatttataaatacgtatagtaggtacattttatatgtatatgtaggacctatgtaaaataatgacaataattGTTACCTCattcccatatttttttttgtaaaattcagGCGATTCGTATGTCCATcgctttatttgaatatttttttacgtaagTTTCGTCTTATCGAGTGAGTGAGGtctaatcacctaacaagccctagtgtcagttTTCTCAAATACGCCTGACGGTCTCTGAAGTTTCTACTTTGTATTGATTATACCGTACCAATACCATAACATTGGCTACtacttacaaaacaaaagaaatatctCAAGCTACATTTCTCTATCATCAGCTTAGCCatgtcccaactatgttggtgtcaaCATTCTTTATTGAAACCTAGGCACCATTTATtttggaaagttttttttttcttctgttaCATTTTACTATAAAAATCCCACTATtcctatacctatgtatgtacataaaccCTTAGgtaaaagttttataaacaCCCTAAAGTCTACTTCCATTTATCTTGTCTACTTTGACCGTGATTAGGTACAAGTTTTCATCTTCCTATGTTTCTTACATTAGGCACTCTTTTTCCAAACATTTTCTAGTGAAACAGTTGGATCTTAATTGTctcatttttaatgtaaataactctTTCATAATCTTGTAAATAGGTGtgtatatttttcttgtaaattaataaaagttggatcttcaacaaaaaaacattaaggTATTTCGATTCCTACATGGACACTTATTTCTgatcatacctacatatttcttaaTAAGTACATATCTAGGCTAGGTAG from Helicoverpa zea isolate HzStark_Cry1AcR chromosome 28, ilHelZeax1.1, whole genome shotgun sequence encodes:
- the LOC124643786 gene encoding LOW QUALITY PROTEIN: uncharacterized protein LOC124643786 (The sequence of the model RefSeq protein was modified relative to this genomic sequence to represent the inferred CDS: inserted 1 base in 1 codon): MNFYKSFILFNIIMVVFSXNIVSKSGLGQVIPCSIGLQFYAEINNTSGEDCTVEIHPDECCLDANDAKCNIVEVIGTAADHIPEGSTKTLQLVAPLLDPYDRKGFCTIYVDYKSKSRPKKFIRDTIKIKFDTTLHKDNLPEDTKICRHVDEDPLNDCKPVHCDTYYNGKKSYFSLIKKRCTEIPTCLTNESSELPFSAYNPVSNKCINKPAISKDDIEFIKALTGGKDRKTKDILIIKMMENKTAEAMPYPMSDDLDSEMVPEERVEFNTMNEAPKPPTKPPPCKPCKTTTTEKPVEEKKKCCFVKYFTSKKYTMVILSTVLVIQCCLICTMILCLSRNCSCCKKKKVIKKIFNYRQDASVTTPLICTSNIDTETTDYQYLSESSNYIEKKIKCYKACQKERKNNVKLSMSDDILSKCLTRRDWNRLPRSETIPEIRNDDDSRTDRQKDTVVEHRKPTDTKVNFQEEVRDHKKPKSVKSIVKKSEAKPPGEQLSDSSEKVIRCHSYNYEGAPSGFKKSSHSKNFGLYKQDKKTDSIEQAAQAYFSNDSIEDFLSERGVIFIGDNASKYSFTSISSGAKSSASSQSSKTSKNNVVKNVISLLTRKAKTPMSDPGLKKSKPDLDLELLHISQASMCSSSNESDICKDLKRIKDSTSSL